Below is a genomic region from Paenibacillus rhizovicinus.
ACTTCGCCGTTGCACGTAATCCAAACGCGTGTGGAGTTAATGCCGTTGTCATGCAGCGTTTGGAAGTGGTTGTCCCACCAGGAATAGTCGAAGCTGCCGCCGAAATCGTTCCAGCTATTCCAAGGCGTATTGGCGCCGTTGAGGAAGATCTGCTTGCCCCCGGCATAGAAATTCGTCCCGCTGACCGTAATCCGATCGCCGAACGCCGCGCTGGTGGAGGATGGTGCGCAGAAGGAGCCGAATAATACGGAGAAAGCGAGGACAAGCGATAATAAACCATGGCGCGTACGTTGCATCATTTCATGAGTCTCTCCTCTCGAATGTAAGGCTGGCAAGCTGGAACAACCATATATAAAGCGCTTACAATTCCATTTTTAATCATTGGCATTGTTTTTGTAAATAGAAGATTGTAATAAGTTACAGTGAACAAAAATCTATAATCGCGATATTTACTGTAAGTATATCCCAGTAAATAATGCTATTACTAGGTATAAATACCCGGTTTTCGAATGAAATATAGAGCTGGAGAGACGGAGAGGAAACGGGCATATGCGCGCTGCAGCGCAGTCTTGCGGCCGTATGCGGAAATGGTTTGACGCATACAAGTTATGACTCTATACTGAATGATAACAATTCTCACTATTGACGACGAGAATGGCTGAAACGGCAGGATAGAATGATGAGAAAAATAGGCATTCCCTTAGGCGGGCTCGTCTTGGCTGCTTTCTTCGTCTGGATTACGATGCGTTGGTTCAAAGGGGAATTGATCGGCGAAGCCGCGATGCGGCTGCTGCATTCGCCCGGCATGCTCGTTCTTATGACCGCTGGCTACGGGCTGTCGTTCTGGCTGAAGGCGCTGTCTTGGCGGTTATATGCCGGGCGGGAGACGATCGATCCCTTAGCGAGATATATCCATCCGTTGTTCGTGAGTCTGCTGGTTAACCATGTGCTGCCCGTGAAGGCAGGGGACCTGGCAAGATCAGGGCTGCTTGTGCGGAGCACGTCGATCCGCTGGGATGATGCGCTGCATTCCGTAGCCGCGATGCGGGTGCTGGATATGGCATCCTTGCTGCTCATTGGGTCCTCCGGCGCGCTTGTGCTTGGACTCGAGGCTTCCCCGTTGTATATGGCCGTGCTCGGAGGTGCGCTGCTCGTTTCCGCTGTTTGCTGGCGGGGGCTGGAGCGGCTGCGGCTACGGGAGCGTTCCGAAAGACGAACGGAAGCGACACGGGAGCTGGAAACGTCAATGCTTGCAGACAGCCTCTCCGATTCCTCATTGCCTGAAGCGGAACGGGATGGCGTGCAGACAAGCCGCATAAGACGAGCAGAACGGGATAAAGCGATACTGCTGCGGCATTACGAGCATTTAAGGACGACGCTTGCGTCGGGCCGAGGCGCGGCTGCGGCTTTGCTAACGCTGGCTTGCTGGCTATTGGAGGGCGCGGTGCTCTATGGCGTCGTCCGCGTGCTTGGTTTATCCGTCGGTCCGCTGCAAGCGATATGGGTGACCGGGATGACGATCGCCGGACAGATCTTTCATATTACGCCGGGCGGCATCGGAACGTACGAGACGACGATGACGGCATCGCTTGGCGTGCTTGGCATCGCCGGAAGCGCTGCGTACACGGCAGCGTTATTATCGCATGGGTATAAATTTATGTTTGCTTTTCTAACGGGAGCGATATCGCTTGCGATGTCGGCCGTAACTTGGAGTGAAATGCGAAGCTGGCTTCGGCTGCGAAAGAAAGAGGGGCAAGGCGAATGAAGAAAGCGTCGGGATTTGAAATCGTAGCGGCGCGCTGCTGGAATTTATTGAACGAGGGGAAGCCGTTCACGCCGATATTCACGATCAGCGTATATGCGCTCTATCATATGAATCAATGGGGGGACGGGGGCTTCTGGGAGCGTTTCGCGCTCGGCCTGCTGGCTGCCCTGCCGTTGTTCGCGCTATACTTTTATTATGATTTCCCTTTGTTTCTGCGCAATTATTTATGGTTCCCGGTCGTTGCCGCGTTATTGCTGTGGCGGGATACGGCGCTCGATTTGGGCATGTACGCGCTTGGCATCGGACTGTTCCTGTTCTTTACGATCTACTTCTGGGGAACGTTCTATTATCATCTCCGCATCGGCACGTCGTGGTGGAACTTCAAGCGGTTCTGGAAACTGGTGCTGAAGAACAGCGATTCGACGAGCGGCAACGCGCAAGAGCAGCTGCCGAAATTTCTGTTATTGCTGTTCGTCGTCGATACGGCTGGCGCGAAGTGGGCGGGGACTTCCTTGGAGACGAGCGATTTCGGATGGGGGACGTACGTTTGGTTTCTGATCGGAACCGCGATCTATGCATGGGTGCTGCACCGTTATTTATTCGACTGGAAGCCGAAAGAAATCGCAGGGTATACGGTACCGGCGGCGGTGCCTGCGAGAACGCAGGACGGCAAAGTGTTCGTGCTGGTGATCGACGGCATGAGGAAGGACCGGTTCGAGGAAGCGAACGCGCCTTTCCTTAAGAAATGGCGGGCGGAAGGCACGGAATACACGCAGATGGAGACCGTCTATCCGGCACGAACGGTCGTCTGCTTCTCGTCCATGTTCACGGGCACCTATCCGCGCGAGCATGGCATAACGTCCAATATGGTATGGAAGCTCGGCATCAAGGTCGAATCGATCTTCGACAGCCTGCGTAAAGTCGGCAAACGCGGCCGCCTGCTCGGCATCGCCCATCTGATTGATTCCATGGGCGACGACGTGGAGAGCGTCACGGCCGTCATGCATAACGATAAGGCGGATCGCAACATCATGGAGCGGGCGAAGCTCATCATGGCGGAGCAGGATCCCGATCTGCTG
It encodes:
- a CDS encoding lysylphosphatidylglycerol synthase transmembrane domain-containing protein yields the protein MMRKIGIPLGGLVLAAFFVWITMRWFKGELIGEAAMRLLHSPGMLVLMTAGYGLSFWLKALSWRLYAGRETIDPLARYIHPLFVSLLVNHVLPVKAGDLARSGLLVRSTSIRWDDALHSVAAMRVLDMASLLLIGSSGALVLGLEASPLYMAVLGGALLVSAVCWRGLERLRLRERSERRTEATRELETSMLADSLSDSSLPEAERDGVQTSRIRRAERDKAILLRHYEHLRTTLASGRGAAAALLTLACWLLEGAVLYGVVRVLGLSVGPLQAIWVTGMTIAGQIFHITPGGIGTYETTMTASLGVLGIAGSAAYTAALLSHGYKFMFAFLTGAISLAMSAVTWSEMRSWLRLRKKEGQGE
- a CDS encoding alkaline phosphatase family protein gives rise to the protein MKKASGFEIVAARCWNLLNEGKPFTPIFTISVYALYHMNQWGDGGFWERFALGLLAALPLFALYFYYDFPLFLRNYLWFPVVAALLLWRDTALDLGMYALGIGLFLFFTIYFWGTFYYHLRIGTSWWNFKRFWKLVLKNSDSTSGNAQEQLPKFLLLLFVVDTAGAKWAGTSLETSDFGWGTYVWFLIGTAIYAWVLHRYLFDWKPKEIAGYTVPAAVPARTQDGKVFVLVIDGMRKDRFEEANAPFLKKWRAEGTEYTQMETVYPARTVVCFSSMFTGTYPREHGITSNMVWKLGIKVESIFDSLRKVGKRGRLLGIAHLIDSMGDDVESVTAVMHNDKADRNIMERAKLIMAEQDPDLLVVQFIATDQTGHSMGALYDEYRQKIEEADALIAEFVGWLAERGDADNATFIVCADHGQADGIGGHGHLDEGERYVPFFLYGPDVRSGVKVDAKHSLVSVAPTLSYLLGTPLPSHSRGPVLTDAFE